A genomic segment from Saimiri boliviensis isolate mSaiBol1 chromosome 14, mSaiBol1.pri, whole genome shotgun sequence encodes:
- the CAMSAP3 gene encoding calmodulin-regulated spectrin-associated protein 3 isoform X2, with protein sequence MVEAAPPGPGPLRRTFLVPEIKSLDQYDFSRAKAAASLAWVLRAAFGGAEHVPPELWEPFYTDQYAQEHVKPPVTRLLLSAELYCRAWRQALPQLETPPNPSALLALLARRGTVPALPERPVREADLRHQPILMGAHLAVIDALMAAFAFEWTKTLPGPLALTSLEHKLLFWVDTTVRRLQEKTEQEAAQRASPAAPADGAAPAQPSHAIAFCLKESGSKPPMIRYRKDRVVARRAPCFPTVTSLQDLASGAALAATIHCYCPQLLRLEEVCLKDPMSVADSLYNLQLVQDFCASRLPRGCPLSLEDLLYVPPPLKVNLVVLLAELFMCFEVLKPDFVQVKDLPDGHAASPRGTETSPPQNNSGSSSPVFNFRHPLLSPGGPQSPLRGSTGSLKSSPSMSHMEALGKAWNRQLSRPLSQAVSFSTPFGLDSDVDVVMGDPVLLRSVSSDSLGPPRPAPARTPANPPPEPGDLPTIEEALQIIHSAEPRLLPDGAADGSFYLHSPEGPSKPSLASPYPPEGTSKPLSDKPTKALVYMPHPETPSKPSPCLVGEASKPSIPSEGSPKAVASSPAATNSEVKMTSFAERKKQLVKAEAEAGAGSPTSTPAPPEALSSEMSELGARLEEKRRAIEAQKRRIEAIFAKHRQRLGKSAFLQVQPREASGEAEAEADPGPVPGGERPAGEGQGEPTSRPKAVTFSPDLGPLPPEGLGEYNRAVSKLSAALSSLQRDMQRLTDQQQRLLAPPEAPGPAPAPAAWIIPGPTTTGPKALSPSPARRVPATRRSPGPGPSQSPRSPKHTRPAELRLAPLTRVLTPPHDVDSLPHLRKFSPSQVPVQTRSSILLAEGTPPEEPAARPGLIEIPLGSLADPATEEEGDGSPPGAEDSLEEEASSEGEPRAGLGFFYKDEDKPEDEMAQKRASLLERQQRRAEEARRRKQWQEAEKEQRREEAARLAHEEAPGPAPAVSTVPAAPMATLAPAARAPAEEEVGPRRGDFTRLEYERRAQLKLMDDLDKVLRPRAAGSGGPGRGGRRAPRPRSGCCDDSALARSPARGLLGSRLSKIYSQSTLSLSTVANEAPNNLGVKRPTSRAPSPSGLMSPSRLPGSRERDWENGSNASSPASVPEYTGPRLYKEPSAKSNKFIIHNALSHCCLAGKVNEPQKNRILEEIEKSKANHFLILFRDSSCQFRALYTLSGETEELSRLAGYGPRTVTPAMVEGIYKYNSDRKRFTQIPAKTMSMSVDAFTIQGHLWQGKKPTTPKKGGSTPK encoded by the exons AGCACGTACCCCCGGAGCTGTGGGAGCCCTTCTATACTGACCAGTATGCGCAGGAGCACGTGAAGCCCCCAGTGACACGGCTGTTGCTCTCAGCCGAGCTCTACTGCAGGGCCTGGCGTCAGGCACTGCCACAGCTTGAAACACCCCCCAACCCCTCTGCACTGCTGGCCCTGCTGGCGCGAAGGGGCACGGTGCCCGCATTGCCGGAGCGCCCGGTGCGTGAGGCCGACCTGAGGCACCAGCCCATTCTCATG GGAGCCCACTTAGCTGTCATTGATGCCCTCATGGCTGCCTTTGCCTTCGAGTGGACAAAGACCCTTCCAGGTCCCTTGGCCCTCACCAGCTTGGAGCACAAGCTGCTTTTCTGGGTGGACACG ACCGTCCGGCGGCTGCAGGAGAAGACAGAGCAGGAAGCGGCCCAGAGAGCCTCTCCAGCAGCCCCTGCAGACGGGGCGGCCCCGGCGCAGCCCTCG CACGCAATTGCCTTCTGTTTGAAGGAGTCGGGGAGCAAACCCCCCATG ATCCGATACCGTAAGGACCGGGTGGTGGCACGGCGTGCCCCCTGCTTCCCAACGGTGACCAGCCTCCAGGACCTGGCCAGTGGGGCTGCACTGGCTGCCACCATCCACTGCTATTGTCCCCAGCTGCTTCGACTTGAGG AGGTGTGCCTAAAGGACCCCATGTCTGTGGCGGACAGCCTGTACAACCTCCAGCTGGTGCAGGACTTCTGCGCCTCCCGCCTTCCTCGTGGCTGCCCCCTGTCCCTCGAGGACTTGCTCTACGTCCCCCCACCACTCAAG GTCAACTTGGTGGTGCTGCTGGCTGAGTTGTTCATGTGTTTTGAGGTGCTCAAGCCTGACTTCGTGCAAGTGAAGGACTTGCCGGATGGTCACG CCGCCTCCCCCCGGGGCACGGAGACCTCCCCGCCTCAGAACAACAGCGGCAGCAG TTCTCCTGTCTTCAACTTCCGCCACCCACTTCTGTCACCTGGCGGCCCCCAGTCCCCACTCCGAGGATCCACAG gctccCTGAAGTCTTCCCCGTCCATGTCCCATATGGAGGCCCTGGGCAAGGCCTGGAACCGGCAGCTCAG CCGTCCCCTCTCCCAGGCTGTGTCATTCAGCACCCCCTTTGGCCTGGACAGCGACGTGGATGTCGTCATGGGAGACCCTGTGCTCCTCCGCTCTGTGAGCTCGGACAGCCTGGGCCCCCCACGTCCGGCGCCAGCCAGGACCCCGGCCAACCCCCCCCCGGAGCCTGGCGACCTGCCCACCATCGAGGAGGCTCTGCAGATCATCCACAGTGCCGAGCCCCGGCTGCTCCCAGATGGGGCGGCCGACGGCAGCTTCTACCTCCACTCTCCTGAGGGGCCCTCCAAGCCATCCCTGGCCTCCCCGTACCCGCCTGAGGGGACCTCCAAACCACTGTCCGACAAGCCCACCAAAGCACTGGTGTACATGCCACACCCCGAGACCCCCTCAAAACCATCTCCCTGTCTGGTGGGGGAGGCATCGAAACCGTCAATACCATCTGAGGGATCCCCGAAGGCAGTGGCTTCATCCCCAGCGGCCACCAACTCCGAGGTGAAAATGACTAGCTTTGCGGAACGCAAGAAACAGCTGGtgaaggcagaggctgaggctggagcaggGTCCCCCACATCCACTCCGGCCCCGCCGGAGGCCCTGAGTTCAGAGATGAGTGAGCTTGGTGCCCGGCTGGAGGAGAAACGCAGAGCCATTGAGGCTCAGAAGCGACGGATTGAGGCCATCTTCGCCAAGCACCGCCAGCGGCTGGGCAAAAGCGCCTTCCTGCAGGTGCAGCCAAGGGAGGCTTCCGGGGAGGCGGAGGCCGAGGCCGACCCAGGCCCAGTCCCTGGTGGGGAGCGGCCGGCGGGCGAGGGCCAGGGTGAGCCAACTTCACGGCCCAAGGCAGTGACCTTCTCGCCAGACCTGGGTCCGCTGCCCCCCGAGGGGTTGGGGGAATACAATCGAGCGGTCAGCAAGCTGAGTGCTGCTTTGAGCTCGCTGCAGCGGGACATGCAGAGGCTCACGGACCAGCAGCAACGGCTCCTGGCCCCGCCAGAGGCCCCTGGACCCGCCCCAGCCCCTGCTGCATGGATCATCCCTGGCCCCACGACGACGGGGCCAAAAGCCTTGTCCCCCAGCCCCGCCCGGCGGGTCCCGGCCACCCGGCgcagccctgggcctgggcccaGCCAGTCACCCCGAAGCCCGAAACACACCCGGCCGGCGGAGCTGCGGCTGGCACCCCTGACCAGGGTGCTCACACCACCCCACGACGTAGACAGCCTCCCCCACCTGCGCAAGTTCTCCCCAAGCCAGGTGCCTGTGCAGACGCGTTCCTCCATCCTCCTGGCAGAGGGGACACCTCCCGAGGAGCCAGCCGCCCGGCCTGGCCTCATCGAGATCCCGCTGGGCAGCCTGGCAGATCCCGCCACTGAGGAAGAGGGAGACGGGAGTCCCCCTGGTGCTGAGGATTCCTTGGAAGAGGAGGCGTCTTCAGAGGGGGAGCCCCGAGCAGGGCTGGGGTTCTTCTACAAG GATGAAGACAAGCCTGAGGATGAGATGGCCCAAAAGCGGGCCAGCCTGCTGGAGCGGCAGCAGCGGCGAGCAGAGGAGGCGCGGCGGCGCAAGCAGTGGCAGGAGGCGGAGAAGGAACAGCGGAGGGAGGAGGCCGCGAG GCTGGCCCATGAGGAGGCCCCTGGCCCAGCCCCAGCTGTGTCCACAGTCCCTGCAGCCCCCATGGCCACCCTGGCCCCTGCCGCCCGGGCTCCAGCCGAGGAGGAGGTGGGCCCCCGGCGGGGGGACTTCACGCGGCTGGAGTACGAGCGCCGGGCCCAGCTGAAGCTGATGGACGACCTTGACAAGGTGCTGCGGCCCCGGGCTGCGGGGTCCGGGGGCCCGGGTCGGGGCGGGCGGAGGGCGCCCCGGCCTCGCTCAGGTTGCTGTGACGACTCGGCCCTGGCACGAAGCCCAGCACGTGGCCTGCTGG GCTCTCGGCTGAGCAAAATCTATTCCCAGTCCACCCTGTCACTGTCCACTGTGGCCAACGAGGCCCCCAATAACCTCGGGGTGAAGAGGCCCACGTCTCG GGCTCCCTCCCCATCGGGCCTCATGTCCCCAAGCCGCCTGCCTGGGAGCCGTGAACGGGACTGGGAGAATGGCAGCAATGCCTCCTCCCCAGCGTCGGTGCCCGAGTACACAG GTCCACGGCTGTACAAGGAGCCTAGTGCCAAGTCGAACAAGTTCATCATCCACAACGCCCTGTCACACTGCTGCCTGGCAGGCAAGGTAAACGAACCGCAGAAGAACCGCATTCTGGAG GAAATTGAGAAAAGCAAGGCCAACCACTTCCTGATCCTCTTTCGCGACTCGAGCTGCCAGTTCCGGGCGCTCTACACACTGTCAGGGGAGACGGAGGAGCTGTCGCGGCTGGCGGGCTACGGGCCCCGGACCGTCACACCTGCCATGGTGGAAGGCATCTACAAGTACAACTCAGACCGCAAGCGCTTCACCCAGATCCCCGCCAAGACCATGTCCATGAGCGTTGATGCCTTCACCATCCAGGGACACCTCTGGCAGGGCAAGAAACCCACCACTCCCAAGAAGGGTGGCAGCACCCCCAAATAG
- the CAMSAP3 gene encoding calmodulin-regulated spectrin-associated protein 3 isoform X3, translating into MVEAAPPGPGPLRRTFLVPEIKSLDQYDFSRAKAAASLAWVLRAAFGGAEHVPPELWEPFYTDQYAQEHVKPPVTRLLLSAELYCRAWRQALPQLETPPNPSALLALLARRGTVPALPERPVREADLRHQPILMGAHLAVIDALMAAFAFEWTKTLPGPLALTSLEHKLLFWVDTTVRRLQEKTEQEAAQRASPAAPADGAAPAQPSCPTRWYWKLVPIRYRKDRVVARRAPCFPTVTSLQDLASGAALAATIHCYCPQLLRLEEVCLKDPMSVADSLYNLQLVQDFCASRLPRGCPLSLEDLLYVPPPLKVNLVVLLAELFMCFEVLKPDFVQVKDLPDGHAASPRGTETSPPQNNSGSSSPVFNFRHPLLSPGGPQSPLRGSTGSLKSSPSMSHMEALGKAWNRQLSRPLSQAVSFSTPFGLDSDVDVVMGDPVLLRSVSSDSLGPPRPAPARTPANPPPEPGDLPTIEEALQIIHSAEPRLLPDGAADGSFYLHSPEGPSKPSLASPYPPEGTSKPLSDKPTKALVYMPHPETPSKPSPCLVGEASKPSIPSEGSPKAVASSPAATNSEVKMTSFAERKKQLVKAEAEAGAGSPTSTPAPPEALSSEMSELGARLEEKRRAIEAQKRRIEAIFAKHRQRLGKSAFLQVQPREASGEAEAEADPGPVPGGERPAGEGQGEPTSRPKAVTFSPDLGPLPPEGLGEYNRAVSKLSAALSSLQRDMQRLTDQQQRLLAPPEAPGPAPAPAAWIIPGPTTTGPKALSPSPARRVPATRRSPGPGPSQSPRSPKHTRPAELRLAPLTRVLTPPHDVDSLPHLRKFSPSQVPVQTRSSILLAEGTPPEEPAARPGLIEIPLGSLADPATEEEGDGSPPGAEDSLEEEASSEGEPRAGLGFFYKDEDKPEDEMAQKRASLLERQQRRAEEARRRKQWQEAEKEQRREEAARLAHEEAPGPAPAVSTVPAAPMATLAPAARAPAEEEVGPRRGDFTRLEYERRAQLKLMDDLDKVLRPRAAGSGGPGRGGRRAPRPRSGCCDDSALARSPARGLLGSRLSKIYSQSTLSLSTVANEAPNNLGVKRPTSRAPSPSGLMSPSRLPGSRERDWENGSNASSPASVPEYTGPRLYKEPSAKSNKFIIHNALSHCCLAGKVNEPQKNRILEEIEKSKANHFLILFRDSSCQFRALYTLSGETEELSRLAGYGPRTVTPAMVEGIYKYNSDRKRFTQIPAKTMSMSVDAFTIQGHLWQGKKPTTPKKGGSTPK; encoded by the exons AGCACGTACCCCCGGAGCTGTGGGAGCCCTTCTATACTGACCAGTATGCGCAGGAGCACGTGAAGCCCCCAGTGACACGGCTGTTGCTCTCAGCCGAGCTCTACTGCAGGGCCTGGCGTCAGGCACTGCCACAGCTTGAAACACCCCCCAACCCCTCTGCACTGCTGGCCCTGCTGGCGCGAAGGGGCACGGTGCCCGCATTGCCGGAGCGCCCGGTGCGTGAGGCCGACCTGAGGCACCAGCCCATTCTCATG GGAGCCCACTTAGCTGTCATTGATGCCCTCATGGCTGCCTTTGCCTTCGAGTGGACAAAGACCCTTCCAGGTCCCTTGGCCCTCACCAGCTTGGAGCACAAGCTGCTTTTCTGGGTGGACACG ACCGTCCGGCGGCTGCAGGAGAAGACAGAGCAGGAAGCGGCCCAGAGAGCCTCTCCAGCAGCCCCTGCAGACGGGGCGGCCCCGGCGCAGCCCTCG tGCCCTACGCGCTGGTACTGGAAGCTGGTTCCT ATCCGATACCGTAAGGACCGGGTGGTGGCACGGCGTGCCCCCTGCTTCCCAACGGTGACCAGCCTCCAGGACCTGGCCAGTGGGGCTGCACTGGCTGCCACCATCCACTGCTATTGTCCCCAGCTGCTTCGACTTGAGG AGGTGTGCCTAAAGGACCCCATGTCTGTGGCGGACAGCCTGTACAACCTCCAGCTGGTGCAGGACTTCTGCGCCTCCCGCCTTCCTCGTGGCTGCCCCCTGTCCCTCGAGGACTTGCTCTACGTCCCCCCACCACTCAAG GTCAACTTGGTGGTGCTGCTGGCTGAGTTGTTCATGTGTTTTGAGGTGCTCAAGCCTGACTTCGTGCAAGTGAAGGACTTGCCGGATGGTCACG CCGCCTCCCCCCGGGGCACGGAGACCTCCCCGCCTCAGAACAACAGCGGCAGCAG TTCTCCTGTCTTCAACTTCCGCCACCCACTTCTGTCACCTGGCGGCCCCCAGTCCCCACTCCGAGGATCCACAG gctccCTGAAGTCTTCCCCGTCCATGTCCCATATGGAGGCCCTGGGCAAGGCCTGGAACCGGCAGCTCAG CCGTCCCCTCTCCCAGGCTGTGTCATTCAGCACCCCCTTTGGCCTGGACAGCGACGTGGATGTCGTCATGGGAGACCCTGTGCTCCTCCGCTCTGTGAGCTCGGACAGCCTGGGCCCCCCACGTCCGGCGCCAGCCAGGACCCCGGCCAACCCCCCCCCGGAGCCTGGCGACCTGCCCACCATCGAGGAGGCTCTGCAGATCATCCACAGTGCCGAGCCCCGGCTGCTCCCAGATGGGGCGGCCGACGGCAGCTTCTACCTCCACTCTCCTGAGGGGCCCTCCAAGCCATCCCTGGCCTCCCCGTACCCGCCTGAGGGGACCTCCAAACCACTGTCCGACAAGCCCACCAAAGCACTGGTGTACATGCCACACCCCGAGACCCCCTCAAAACCATCTCCCTGTCTGGTGGGGGAGGCATCGAAACCGTCAATACCATCTGAGGGATCCCCGAAGGCAGTGGCTTCATCCCCAGCGGCCACCAACTCCGAGGTGAAAATGACTAGCTTTGCGGAACGCAAGAAACAGCTGGtgaaggcagaggctgaggctggagcaggGTCCCCCACATCCACTCCGGCCCCGCCGGAGGCCCTGAGTTCAGAGATGAGTGAGCTTGGTGCCCGGCTGGAGGAGAAACGCAGAGCCATTGAGGCTCAGAAGCGACGGATTGAGGCCATCTTCGCCAAGCACCGCCAGCGGCTGGGCAAAAGCGCCTTCCTGCAGGTGCAGCCAAGGGAGGCTTCCGGGGAGGCGGAGGCCGAGGCCGACCCAGGCCCAGTCCCTGGTGGGGAGCGGCCGGCGGGCGAGGGCCAGGGTGAGCCAACTTCACGGCCCAAGGCAGTGACCTTCTCGCCAGACCTGGGTCCGCTGCCCCCCGAGGGGTTGGGGGAATACAATCGAGCGGTCAGCAAGCTGAGTGCTGCTTTGAGCTCGCTGCAGCGGGACATGCAGAGGCTCACGGACCAGCAGCAACGGCTCCTGGCCCCGCCAGAGGCCCCTGGACCCGCCCCAGCCCCTGCTGCATGGATCATCCCTGGCCCCACGACGACGGGGCCAAAAGCCTTGTCCCCCAGCCCCGCCCGGCGGGTCCCGGCCACCCGGCgcagccctgggcctgggcccaGCCAGTCACCCCGAAGCCCGAAACACACCCGGCCGGCGGAGCTGCGGCTGGCACCCCTGACCAGGGTGCTCACACCACCCCACGACGTAGACAGCCTCCCCCACCTGCGCAAGTTCTCCCCAAGCCAGGTGCCTGTGCAGACGCGTTCCTCCATCCTCCTGGCAGAGGGGACACCTCCCGAGGAGCCAGCCGCCCGGCCTGGCCTCATCGAGATCCCGCTGGGCAGCCTGGCAGATCCCGCCACTGAGGAAGAGGGAGACGGGAGTCCCCCTGGTGCTGAGGATTCCTTGGAAGAGGAGGCGTCTTCAGAGGGGGAGCCCCGAGCAGGGCTGGGGTTCTTCTACAAG GATGAAGACAAGCCTGAGGATGAGATGGCCCAAAAGCGGGCCAGCCTGCTGGAGCGGCAGCAGCGGCGAGCAGAGGAGGCGCGGCGGCGCAAGCAGTGGCAGGAGGCGGAGAAGGAACAGCGGAGGGAGGAGGCCGCGAG GCTGGCCCATGAGGAGGCCCCTGGCCCAGCCCCAGCTGTGTCCACAGTCCCTGCAGCCCCCATGGCCACCCTGGCCCCTGCCGCCCGGGCTCCAGCCGAGGAGGAGGTGGGCCCCCGGCGGGGGGACTTCACGCGGCTGGAGTACGAGCGCCGGGCCCAGCTGAAGCTGATGGACGACCTTGACAAGGTGCTGCGGCCCCGGGCTGCGGGGTCCGGGGGCCCGGGTCGGGGCGGGCGGAGGGCGCCCCGGCCTCGCTCAGGTTGCTGTGACGACTCGGCCCTGGCACGAAGCCCAGCACGTGGCCTGCTGG GCTCTCGGCTGAGCAAAATCTATTCCCAGTCCACCCTGTCACTGTCCACTGTGGCCAACGAGGCCCCCAATAACCTCGGGGTGAAGAGGCCCACGTCTCG GGCTCCCTCCCCATCGGGCCTCATGTCCCCAAGCCGCCTGCCTGGGAGCCGTGAACGGGACTGGGAGAATGGCAGCAATGCCTCCTCCCCAGCGTCGGTGCCCGAGTACACAG GTCCACGGCTGTACAAGGAGCCTAGTGCCAAGTCGAACAAGTTCATCATCCACAACGCCCTGTCACACTGCTGCCTGGCAGGCAAGGTAAACGAACCGCAGAAGAACCGCATTCTGGAG GAAATTGAGAAAAGCAAGGCCAACCACTTCCTGATCCTCTTTCGCGACTCGAGCTGCCAGTTCCGGGCGCTCTACACACTGTCAGGGGAGACGGAGGAGCTGTCGCGGCTGGCGGGCTACGGGCCCCGGACCGTCACACCTGCCATGGTGGAAGGCATCTACAAGTACAACTCAGACCGCAAGCGCTTCACCCAGATCCCCGCCAAGACCATGTCCATGAGCGTTGATGCCTTCACCATCCAGGGACACCTCTGGCAGGGCAAGAAACCCACCACTCCCAAGAAGGGTGGCAGCACCCCCAAATAG
- the CAMSAP3 gene encoding calmodulin-regulated spectrin-associated protein 3 isoform X4: MVEAAPPGPGPLRRTFLVPEIKSLDQYDFSRAKAAASLAWVLRAAFGGAEHVPPELWEPFYTDQYAQEHVKPPVTRLLLSAELYCRAWRQALPQLETPPNPSALLALLARRGTVPALPERPVREADLRHQPILMGAHLAVIDALMAAFAFEWTKTLPGPLALTSLEHKLLFWVDTTVRRLQEKTEQEAAQRASPAAPADGAAPAQPSCPTRWYWKLVPHAIAFCLKESGSKPPMIRYRKDRVVARRAPCFPTVTSLQDLASGAALAATIHCYCPQLLRLEEVCLKDPMSVADSLYNLQLVQDFCASRLPRGCPLSLEDLLYVPPPLKVNLVVLLAELFMCFEVLKPDFVQVKDLPDGHAASPRGTETSPPQNNSGSSSPVFNFRHPLLSPGGPQSPLRGSTGSLKSSPSMSHMEALGKAWNRQLSDVDVVMGDPVLLRSVSSDSLGPPRPAPARTPANPPPEPGDLPTIEEALQIIHSAEPRLLPDGAADGSFYLHSPEGPSKPSLASPYPPEGTSKPLSDKPTKALVYMPHPETPSKPSPCLVGEASKPSIPSEGSPKAVASSPAATNSEVKMTSFAERKKQLVKAEAEAGAGSPTSTPAPPEALSSEMSELGARLEEKRRAIEAQKRRIEAIFAKHRQRLGKSAFLQVQPREASGEAEAEADPGPVPGGERPAGEGQGEPTSRPKAVTFSPDLGPLPPEGLGEYNRAVSKLSAALSSLQRDMQRLTDQQQRLLAPPEAPGPAPAPAAWIIPGPTTTGPKALSPSPARRVPATRRSPGPGPSQSPRSPKHTRPAELRLAPLTRVLTPPHDVDSLPHLRKFSPSQVPVQTRSSILLAEGTPPEEPAARPGLIEIPLGSLADPATEEEGDGSPPGAEDSLEEEASSEGEPRAGLGFFYKDEDKPEDEMAQKRASLLERQQRRAEEARRRKQWQEAEKEQRREEAARLAHEEAPGPAPAVSTVPAAPMATLAPAARAPAEEEVGPRRGDFTRLEYERRAQLKLMDDLDKVLRPRAAGSGGPGRGGRRAPRPRSGCCDDSALARSPARGLLGSRLSKIYSQSTLSLSTVANEAPNNLGVKRPTSRAPSPSGLMSPSRLPGSRERDWENGSNASSPASVPEYTGPRLYKEPSAKSNKFIIHNALSHCCLAGKVNEPQKNRILEEIEKSKANHFLILFRDSSCQFRALYTLSGETEELSRLAGYGPRTVTPAMVEGIYKYNSDRKRFTQIPAKTMSMSVDAFTIQGHLWQGKKPTTPKKGGSTPK; encoded by the exons AGCACGTACCCCCGGAGCTGTGGGAGCCCTTCTATACTGACCAGTATGCGCAGGAGCACGTGAAGCCCCCAGTGACACGGCTGTTGCTCTCAGCCGAGCTCTACTGCAGGGCCTGGCGTCAGGCACTGCCACAGCTTGAAACACCCCCCAACCCCTCTGCACTGCTGGCCCTGCTGGCGCGAAGGGGCACGGTGCCCGCATTGCCGGAGCGCCCGGTGCGTGAGGCCGACCTGAGGCACCAGCCCATTCTCATG GGAGCCCACTTAGCTGTCATTGATGCCCTCATGGCTGCCTTTGCCTTCGAGTGGACAAAGACCCTTCCAGGTCCCTTGGCCCTCACCAGCTTGGAGCACAAGCTGCTTTTCTGGGTGGACACG ACCGTCCGGCGGCTGCAGGAGAAGACAGAGCAGGAAGCGGCCCAGAGAGCCTCTCCAGCAGCCCCTGCAGACGGGGCGGCCCCGGCGCAGCCCTCG tGCCCTACGCGCTGGTACTGGAAGCTGGTTCCT CACGCAATTGCCTTCTGTTTGAAGGAGTCGGGGAGCAAACCCCCCATG ATCCGATACCGTAAGGACCGGGTGGTGGCACGGCGTGCCCCCTGCTTCCCAACGGTGACCAGCCTCCAGGACCTGGCCAGTGGGGCTGCACTGGCTGCCACCATCCACTGCTATTGTCCCCAGCTGCTTCGACTTGAGG AGGTGTGCCTAAAGGACCCCATGTCTGTGGCGGACAGCCTGTACAACCTCCAGCTGGTGCAGGACTTCTGCGCCTCCCGCCTTCCTCGTGGCTGCCCCCTGTCCCTCGAGGACTTGCTCTACGTCCCCCCACCACTCAAG GTCAACTTGGTGGTGCTGCTGGCTGAGTTGTTCATGTGTTTTGAGGTGCTCAAGCCTGACTTCGTGCAAGTGAAGGACTTGCCGGATGGTCACG CCGCCTCCCCCCGGGGCACGGAGACCTCCCCGCCTCAGAACAACAGCGGCAGCAG TTCTCCTGTCTTCAACTTCCGCCACCCACTTCTGTCACCTGGCGGCCCCCAGTCCCCACTCCGAGGATCCACAG gctccCTGAAGTCTTCCCCGTCCATGTCCCATATGGAGGCCCTGGGCAAGGCCTGGAACCGGCAGCTCAG CGACGTGGATGTCGTCATGGGAGACCCTGTGCTCCTCCGCTCTGTGAGCTCGGACAGCCTGGGCCCCCCACGTCCGGCGCCAGCCAGGACCCCGGCCAACCCCCCCCCGGAGCCTGGCGACCTGCCCACCATCGAGGAGGCTCTGCAGATCATCCACAGTGCCGAGCCCCGGCTGCTCCCAGATGGGGCGGCCGACGGCAGCTTCTACCTCCACTCTCCTGAGGGGCCCTCCAAGCCATCCCTGGCCTCCCCGTACCCGCCTGAGGGGACCTCCAAACCACTGTCCGACAAGCCCACCAAAGCACTGGTGTACATGCCACACCCCGAGACCCCCTCAAAACCATCTCCCTGTCTGGTGGGGGAGGCATCGAAACCGTCAATACCATCTGAGGGATCCCCGAAGGCAGTGGCTTCATCCCCAGCGGCCACCAACTCCGAGGTGAAAATGACTAGCTTTGCGGAACGCAAGAAACAGCTGGtgaaggcagaggctgaggctggagcaggGTCCCCCACATCCACTCCGGCCCCGCCGGAGGCCCTGAGTTCAGAGATGAGTGAGCTTGGTGCCCGGCTGGAGGAGAAACGCAGAGCCATTGAGGCTCAGAAGCGACGGATTGAGGCCATCTTCGCCAAGCACCGCCAGCGGCTGGGCAAAAGCGCCTTCCTGCAGGTGCAGCCAAGGGAGGCTTCCGGGGAGGCGGAGGCCGAGGCCGACCCAGGCCCAGTCCCTGGTGGGGAGCGGCCGGCGGGCGAGGGCCAGGGTGAGCCAACTTCACGGCCCAAGGCAGTGACCTTCTCGCCAGACCTGGGTCCGCTGCCCCCCGAGGGGTTGGGGGAATACAATCGAGCGGTCAGCAAGCTGAGTGCTGCTTTGAGCTCGCTGCAGCGGGACATGCAGAGGCTCACGGACCAGCAGCAACGGCTCCTGGCCCCGCCAGAGGCCCCTGGACCCGCCCCAGCCCCTGCTGCATGGATCATCCCTGGCCCCACGACGACGGGGCCAAAAGCCTTGTCCCCCAGCCCCGCCCGGCGGGTCCCGGCCACCCGGCgcagccctgggcctgggcccaGCCAGTCACCCCGAAGCCCGAAACACACCCGGCCGGCGGAGCTGCGGCTGGCACCCCTGACCAGGGTGCTCACACCACCCCACGACGTAGACAGCCTCCCCCACCTGCGCAAGTTCTCCCCAAGCCAGGTGCCTGTGCAGACGCGTTCCTCCATCCTCCTGGCAGAGGGGACACCTCCCGAGGAGCCAGCCGCCCGGCCTGGCCTCATCGAGATCCCGCTGGGCAGCCTGGCAGATCCCGCCACTGAGGAAGAGGGAGACGGGAGTCCCCCTGGTGCTGAGGATTCCTTGGAAGAGGAGGCGTCTTCAGAGGGGGAGCCCCGAGCAGGGCTGGGGTTCTTCTACAAG GATGAAGACAAGCCTGAGGATGAGATGGCCCAAAAGCGGGCCAGCCTGCTGGAGCGGCAGCAGCGGCGAGCAGAGGAGGCGCGGCGGCGCAAGCAGTGGCAGGAGGCGGAGAAGGAACAGCGGAGGGAGGAGGCCGCGAG GCTGGCCCATGAGGAGGCCCCTGGCCCAGCCCCAGCTGTGTCCACAGTCCCTGCAGCCCCCATGGCCACCCTGGCCCCTGCCGCCCGGGCTCCAGCCGAGGAGGAGGTGGGCCCCCGGCGGGGGGACTTCACGCGGCTGGAGTACGAGCGCCGGGCCCAGCTGAAGCTGATGGACGACCTTGACAAGGTGCTGCGGCCCCGGGCTGCGGGGTCCGGGGGCCCGGGTCGGGGCGGGCGGAGGGCGCCCCGGCCTCGCTCAGGTTGCTGTGACGACTCGGCCCTGGCACGAAGCCCAGCACGTGGCCTGCTGG GCTCTCGGCTGAGCAAAATCTATTCCCAGTCCACCCTGTCACTGTCCACTGTGGCCAACGAGGCCCCCAATAACCTCGGGGTGAAGAGGCCCACGTCTCG GGCTCCCTCCCCATCGGGCCTCATGTCCCCAAGCCGCCTGCCTGGGAGCCGTGAACGGGACTGGGAGAATGGCAGCAATGCCTCCTCCCCAGCGTCGGTGCCCGAGTACACAG GTCCACGGCTGTACAAGGAGCCTAGTGCCAAGTCGAACAAGTTCATCATCCACAACGCCCTGTCACACTGCTGCCTGGCAGGCAAGGTAAACGAACCGCAGAAGAACCGCATTCTGGAG GAAATTGAGAAAAGCAAGGCCAACCACTTCCTGATCCTCTTTCGCGACTCGAGCTGCCAGTTCCGGGCGCTCTACACACTGTCAGGGGAGACGGAGGAGCTGTCGCGGCTGGCGGGCTACGGGCCCCGGACCGTCACACCTGCCATGGTGGAAGGCATCTACAAGTACAACTCAGACCGCAAGCGCTTCACCCAGATCCCCGCCAAGACCATGTCCATGAGCGTTGATGCCTTCACCATCCAGGGACACCTCTGGCAGGGCAAGAAACCCACCACTCCCAAGAAGGGTGGCAGCACCCCCAAATAG